The following proteins come from a genomic window of Gemmatimonadota bacterium:
- a CDS encoding HigA family addiction module antidote protein, giving the protein MAFERGSHHSLITRTTAVPNTRPMKRRPTHPGQMLQEDFMPDYDLTVASLAEALGVSRQSINELLRMRRAVSPEMALRLSRLFSNSAEFWLNAQRAVDLHDAEQAIRKEVARIRPLRVA; this is encoded by the coding sequence GATTACGAGGACGACCGCCGTGCCCAACACCCGTCCCATGAAGCGTCGCCCGACGCACCCGGGGCAGATGCTGCAGGAAGACTTCATGCCGGACTACGATCTCACCGTGGCCAGCCTCGCCGAGGCCCTGGGGGTCTCGCGTCAGTCGATCAACGAGTTGCTTCGGATGCGTCGAGCGGTCAGCCCCGAGATGGCGCTGCGCTTGTCGCGCCTCTTCAGCAACTCGGCGGAATTCTGGCTGAATGCCCAGCGCGCGGTGGACCTCCATGACGCCGAGCAGGCCATCCGGAAGGAGGTCGCGCGGATTAGGCCGTTGCGGGTGGCGTGA